A window of the Eubacterium sp. 1001713B170207_170306_E7 genome harbors these coding sequences:
- a CDS encoding MFS transporter: MKRQRIRSVLQFIVLCSGGNAIYYVVYMRSSYYNAFLEAFTMTNEQFGVLFSCYAWVATLTYFLGGIVADKFSPRKLLTISFLGTGLLNLWFGTFPPYNVAIVIYALLGITTTLTFWAALIKATRQFGRNVGSESKVYGGREAGASFFEVLVGTFAAWMFTHFVSLSMGLRFVIFLYGGILMFLAIASWFVFTDDLENDENINDEKPWKIILRCLKNADIWLIAIIALGGYTIGSTIGSYGSSIANLNFGASVASMAFIGMLTAYFKPVGALASGFFGDRMGASRSMLWLISLLIICALVIGYIPGGGASLYLFIIVFIIEIILTGAVRGQLYAPLNEADIPMKFSGTAIGLISTVAYASDAFLPPVIGKLLDTYPSGMAYRYVMLMQVGFGVMAVIALLIFMKRNKKRIRLLAEEEQKKRKKN, from the coding sequence ATGAAAAGGCAAAGGATCAGAAGTGTTTTGCAGTTTATAGTATTGTGCTCCGGCGGAAACGCGATCTACTATGTGGTTTATATGCGGAGCAGTTATTACAATGCTTTTCTAGAAGCTTTCACGATGACGAATGAGCAGTTCGGTGTTTTATTCAGCTGTTATGCATGGGTAGCGACTCTGACATACTTTCTGGGTGGCATTGTGGCTGATAAATTTTCACCGCGAAAACTTCTGACAATTTCTTTTCTGGGAACCGGTCTGCTGAACCTCTGGTTCGGTACCTTTCCGCCCTACAATGTAGCGATTGTGATATATGCGTTGCTGGGCATCACTACAACACTCACCTTTTGGGCCGCTTTGATTAAAGCGACAAGACAGTTTGGACGAAATGTAGGCAGTGAAAGCAAAGTGTATGGGGGACGAGAAGCAGGAGCTTCGTTTTTCGAGGTGCTTGTCGGAACTTTTGCGGCTTGGATGTTCACACACTTTGTATCGCTATCCATGGGGCTACGCTTTGTTATATTTTTATATGGCGGCATTTTGATGTTTCTGGCCATAGCATCCTGGTTTGTCTTCACAGACGATCTGGAAAACGATGAGAATATTAACGATGAGAAGCCCTGGAAAATCATCCTCCGCTGCCTTAAAAATGCCGATATCTGGCTCATTGCCATCATCGCGCTGGGAGGGTATACGATTGGGAGCACCATCGGATCTTACGGCAGCTCCATTGCCAATTTGAACTTTGGGGCTTCTGTAGCATCAATGGCCTTTATCGGCATGCTGACAGCTTATTTTAAGCCGGTTGGGGCTTTGGCCTCTGGTTTCTTCGGCGACCGGATGGGCGCGAGTAGATCAATGCTGTGGCTGATCAGCCTGCTGATTATCTGTGCGCTGGTGATTGGCTATATACCAGGAGGCGGTGCGAGTCTGTATCTGTTTATCATTGTATTTATTATTGAAATCATATTGACGGGCGCGGTCAGAGGACAGCTCTATGCGCCGCTGAATGAAGCGGATATTCCGATGAAATTCTCGGGAACCGCCATCGGGCTTATCTCCACCGTCGCTTATGCGTCCGATGCCTTTTTACCGCCAGTGATCGGAAAGCTGCTGGACACCTATCCGTCGGGTATGGCTTACCGGTATGTAATGCTGATGCAGGTGGGCTTTGGCGTTATGGCTGTTATCGCGCTTCTAATCTTTATGAAGCGAAACAAAAAACGTATCCGGCTGCTGGCAGAGGAAGAACAGAAAAAGAGAAAGAAGAACTAA
- a CDS encoding trimethylamine methyltransferase family protein, giving the protein MKLNYSIGTDQEIERIHEESLRILSEVGVVFHCEEAIEIFRNYGAKVENDIVYIDKKMVDEALTSVPQTFDWYGRDGDKITVGDGKTKNVPAYGPIYVLKEGSYEKASHEHLVNFHKLHETSKIMDVSNPNVIDVSYIPPDIRERYRLGVALEYCTKPMMGLVEGKEVAEESLEMMRRFYGVDHLGDRIIAAGLIDTMGPMRLSTSMAEALITYSRSGQALIICSGQTLGITAPQSMAGTFILGNAMILASIVLSQIVRPGTPVVYCGKFDSADMRLSSGAAYGGIESLWSAATSARMARYYNVPLHTGAGNTDSKLMDYQAGAETFMNLFSAYALDTDCLVHACGTLDSFNSIGYEKYILDEEKIESLEHLKQGYEVNEKTVMFDSIKKTGPSGQHFERTQKSYRTDFIMPKLSIRDNHNSWIQAGCPSAESLATEVWKKRLEEYVKPDFNKEQRNILDDLLPEKYR; this is encoded by the coding sequence ATGAAGCTAAACTATTCGATAGGAACAGACCAGGAGATTGAAAGGATTCATGAGGAGAGCCTGAGAATTTTATCAGAGGTCGGCGTGGTTTTTCACTGTGAGGAGGCCATTGAGATTTTTAGGAATTATGGCGCGAAGGTTGAAAATGACATTGTCTATATCGACAAAAAAATGGTTGATGAAGCCCTTACGTCTGTACCGCAGACCTTTGACTGGTATGGACGTGACGGTGATAAGATCACAGTGGGTGATGGAAAAACAAAAAATGTTCCTGCCTACGGGCCCATTTATGTTTTAAAAGAAGGCAGCTATGAAAAAGCAAGCCATGAGCATCTGGTTAACTTTCACAAGCTCCATGAAACCAGTAAAATAATGGATGTATCAAATCCAAATGTTATTGATGTATCCTACATTCCGCCAGATATCAGAGAGCGGTACCGCCTTGGTGTGGCGCTTGAGTACTGTACCAAACCGATGATGGGACTGGTCGAAGGCAAAGAGGTGGCAGAAGAAAGCCTTGAGATGATGCGCCGCTTTTATGGTGTAGATCATCTGGGTGACAGGATCATCGCCGCTGGCCTGATTGACACAATGGGGCCGATGCGCCTTTCAACCTCGATGGCAGAGGCGTTGATTACCTACTCACGCAGCGGGCAGGCGTTGATTATCTGCAGTGGGCAGACCCTCGGTATTACTGCGCCGCAGTCTATGGCAGGCACCTTTATCTTAGGCAATGCTATGATCCTGGCATCCATTGTGCTGTCGCAGATTGTACGGCCGGGCACTCCGGTCGTCTATTGCGGAAAATTTGATTCTGCTGATATGCGTCTGTCCTCTGGAGCGGCCTACGGTGGTATTGAGAGCCTGTGGAGTGCGGCGACCTCAGCGCGGATGGCCCGTTATTATAATGTGCCGTTGCATACCGGTGCGGGCAATACAGACTCTAAGCTCATGGACTATCAGGCAGGTGCAGAAACCTTTATGAACCTGTTTTCGGCTTATGCGCTGGATACAGACTGCCTTGTGCACGCCTGCGGTACGCTGGACTCCTTTAATTCCATCGGCTATGAAAAATATATTTTAGACGAAGAAAAAATTGAATCACTGGAGCATCTGAAGCAGGGCTACGAGGTTAATGAAAAGACTGTGATGTTTGATTCCATCAAAAAGACCGGCCCCTCCGGCCAGCATTTTGAGCGGACACAAAAGTCCTATCGTACTGATTTTATCATGCCGAAGCTTTCGATCCGGGATAACCATAACAGCTGGATACAGGCAGGCTGTCCGTCGGCAGAATCGCTGGCGACAGAGGTTTGGAAGAAACGCTTAGAAGAATACGTTAAGCCAGACTTTAACAAGGAGCAAAGAAACATTTTGGATGACTTGCTGCCCGAAAAATACCGTTAA